A window of the Candidatus Rokuibacteriota bacterium genome harbors these coding sequences:
- a CDS encoding glycosyltransferase, translated as MTIDSYRDVTPKGAVDLLLRLSERGRGRHFLHVNSTRYGGGVAEILTRLVPIMTDLGIKADWEVIEGDADFFATTKAFHNALQGVEQVFTEAMLDHYLAINRANSERLRPAGDLVLIHDPQPAAMVETRPPEGKWVWRCHIDLSVPQRRVWAFLRRFVVRYDAAIFSLPAFAQQLPVAQFLVYPSIDPLAEKNRRMSKQEIRKILEALQLPDDKPMLLQVSRFDRFKDPVGVINAYRMVKRYHDVRLVLAGGGAADDPEGAQVLADVREAAGRDPDIHVLDLPTNAHLQINALQRAATIVIQKSTREGFGLTVAEAMWKGKPVIGGATGGIMVQIVYGVTGYTVNSVEGAAYWIRHLLSNPQLIRKMGEAGREHVRQNFLITRHLRDYLSLLAHLTR; from the coding sequence ATCACCATCGACAGCTACCGGGACGTCACGCCAAAGGGCGCCGTGGACCTCCTGCTCCGCCTCTCCGAACGGGGGCGCGGCCGGCACTTCTTGCACGTGAACTCCACCCGGTACGGCGGCGGAGTCGCCGAAATCCTCACCCGGCTCGTCCCGATCATGACCGACCTCGGGATCAAGGCCGACTGGGAGGTCATCGAGGGGGACGCGGACTTCTTCGCCACCACCAAGGCGTTCCACAACGCTCTGCAAGGCGTCGAGCAAGTATTCACCGAGGCCATGCTGGACCACTACCTCGCGATCAACCGGGCCAACTCCGAACGCCTGAGGCCCGCGGGCGACCTCGTGCTGATCCATGATCCCCAGCCCGCGGCGATGGTCGAGACGCGCCCGCCCGAGGGGAAGTGGGTCTGGCGGTGTCACATCGACCTCTCGGTGCCCCAGCGTCGGGTGTGGGCGTTCCTCCGGCGCTTCGTGGTCCGCTACGATGCCGCGATCTTCTCCCTGCCCGCCTTTGCGCAGCAGCTGCCCGTCGCCCAGTTCCTCGTCTACCCCTCGATCGATCCGCTGGCGGAAAAGAACCGCCGGATGAGCAAGCAGGAGATCCGCAAGATCCTGGAGGCGCTCCAGCTTCCGGACGACAAGCCGATGCTTCTGCAAGTCTCGCGATTCGACCGCTTCAAGGACCCCGTCGGTGTCATCAACGCGTACCGCATGGTAAAGCGCTACCACGACGTCCGGTTGGTGCTGGCCGGGGGCGGGGCGGCGGACGACCCCGAAGGGGCCCAGGTTTTGGCCGACGTGCGGGAGGCCGCCGGCCGTGATCCCGACATCCACGTGCTCGACCTCCCGACCAACGCCCACCTCCAGATCAACGCGCTTCAGCGCGCGGCGACCATCGTCATCCAGAAATCGACGCGTGAGGGGTTCGGCCTCACCGTGGCCGAAGCCATGTGGAAGGGAAAACCCGTGATCGGCGGCGCCACGGGTGGGATCATGGTTCAGATCGTCTACGGCGTGACCGGCTACACCGTGAATTCCGTCGAGGGAGCAGCCTACTGGATCCGCCACCTCCTGAGCAACCCCCAGCTTATCCGAAAGATGGGTGAGGCCGGTCGGGAGCACGTTCGCCAGAACTTCCTCATTACCCGCCACCTCCGCGACTACCTCTCCCTCCTGGCCCATCTGACCCGATAG